Proteins encoded together in one Kutzneria kofuensis window:
- a CDS encoding choice-of-anchor D domain-containing protein yields the protein MSMHVRGPLLALLAAIGLLAATTVLLVVGQGPAAVAAVSPGTTVRASVLNNGSQATSGGSESALSADGRYVAFTGRGLDPVDADGRHRDVYVRDLVAGTTTLISTGPDIIVHTGPNAISPSDGDSYEPSISADGRYIAFTTEAGNISGAAGDGNRAIVVCDRDPGNTGKFQSPCAFTTVSVLPPEVPVHGEGLNAHQPRLSADGGRIAWIEGSGCYVQAVQQETLVVTTLHKTPTGALTAPARTDSVRETMPLPDSRTEDFCDPALSADGNHLVVSVRYMSTQTDGDFYAIVSNDLRTNKITRLDVDTEGVPLNSRAQYFEPAVSADGRHVAFTSVIDGDTSARVRFVDRAAGPGAVVKTSVVSKDFAGNEHDGKYPALSADGHYLAFVTDSPEITESTGAKVSNNCFHPVIVSLRKNAVLASSSAAPDPGLQACQVVVLNLLTTQHPELASAGPKSAPGDDDSLFPVLSADGGSVAFDSAADDLIAGDTNRTTDSFVRTFQPGMLADPVDFGSVTVGQTTERTATIHHTGFGPLGFDQVTVSGAGFSVGGQTCTNAPLNGSDTCLVTVKFAPTDTTARTGTVTLRAKVTGKTYTVDLRGVGTQVVLKPPQFSAGPDPLDFGQQLPLAKNVQKNVTVVNNGQSPLAISGVSITAGQQAGDFSVATNGCTTVQSGQSCQVTVKYSPTGRAAAATTPDQRTAVLRFDDNAAGSPHLVALSGSVTIPTVKLSPTVGSPGSVITVTGTGFAASSPIAVRYLNGFPESAAVTSDGNGNFSTSLLVFPLSELGPRTVQASVTGTNPPVAGTADLLVTPGSLVAPDFDFRH from the coding sequence ATGAGCATGCATGTCCGCGGGCCCCTGCTCGCCCTTCTGGCGGCAATCGGTCTCCTGGCGGCGACGACCGTCCTGCTGGTGGTCGGCCAGGGGCCGGCCGCGGTCGCGGCGGTGTCGCCGGGAACGACCGTGCGCGCCTCCGTGCTGAACAACGGATCCCAGGCGACGAGCGGCGGCTCGGAGTCCGCGCTGTCCGCCGACGGCCGCTACGTGGCGTTCACCGGTCGCGGGCTGGACCCGGTGGACGCCGACGGCCGGCACCGGGACGTGTACGTGCGGGACCTGGTCGCCGGCACCACCACGTTGATCAGCACCGGTCCGGACATCATCGTCCACACCGGACCGAACGCGATCAGCCCGTCCGACGGCGACAGCTACGAGCCGTCGATCTCCGCGGACGGCCGGTACATCGCGTTCACCACCGAGGCGGGCAACATCTCCGGCGCGGCCGGTGACGGCAACCGCGCGATCGTGGTGTGCGACCGGGATCCCGGCAACACCGGCAAGTTCCAGAGCCCGTGCGCGTTCACCACCGTCAGCGTGCTGCCGCCGGAGGTGCCGGTGCACGGGGAGGGTCTGAACGCGCACCAGCCGCGACTGTCCGCCGACGGCGGTCGTATCGCGTGGATCGAGGGCTCCGGCTGCTATGTCCAGGCCGTGCAACAGGAAACCCTCGTCGTCACCACCTTGCACAAGACGCCCACCGGCGCTCTGACGGCGCCGGCGCGTACCGACTCCGTGCGCGAGACGATGCCGCTGCCCGATTCGCGTACCGAGGACTTCTGCGATCCGGCGCTGTCCGCCGACGGCAACCACCTCGTCGTCTCGGTGCGGTACATGTCGACGCAGACCGACGGCGACTTCTACGCGATCGTCAGCAACGACCTGCGTACGAACAAGATCACGCGGTTGGACGTCGACACCGAAGGGGTGCCGCTGAACTCGCGGGCCCAGTACTTCGAGCCCGCCGTCAGCGCGGACGGCCGGCACGTCGCGTTCACCAGCGTCATCGACGGTGACACCTCGGCGAGGGTGCGGTTCGTCGACCGGGCTGCCGGACCCGGTGCGGTCGTGAAGACTTCGGTGGTGTCCAAGGACTTCGCCGGCAACGAGCACGACGGCAAGTACCCGGCGCTGTCGGCCGACGGGCACTACCTGGCGTTCGTCACGGACAGCCCGGAGATCACCGAGAGCACCGGGGCGAAGGTGTCGAACAACTGCTTCCACCCGGTCATCGTGTCGCTGCGCAAGAACGCCGTCCTCGCCTCGTCTTCCGCCGCGCCGGATCCTGGGCTCCAGGCGTGCCAGGTCGTGGTGCTGAACCTGTTGACCACGCAGCATCCCGAGCTGGCTTCGGCTGGTCCGAAGTCCGCGCCCGGCGACGACGACAGCCTGTTCCCCGTGTTGTCCGCCGACGGCGGCTCGGTCGCCTTCGACTCAGCCGCCGACGACCTGATCGCCGGCGACACCAACAGGACCACCGACTCGTTCGTGCGCACTTTCCAGCCGGGAATGCTGGCCGATCCCGTCGACTTCGGTTCCGTGACGGTCGGGCAGACCACGGAGCGGACCGCCACCATCCATCACACCGGTTTCGGGCCGCTCGGCTTCGACCAGGTGACCGTTTCCGGGGCAGGATTCAGCGTCGGCGGGCAGACGTGCACCAATGCTCCGTTGAACGGCAGCGACACCTGTCTTGTGACGGTGAAGTTCGCGCCCACCGATACGACGGCTCGCACGGGGACCGTGACGCTGCGGGCGAAGGTGACCGGCAAGACGTACACAGTGGACCTTCGTGGCGTCGGCACCCAGGTCGTGTTGAAGCCGCCGCAGTTCTCCGCCGGCCCCGATCCACTGGACTTCGGTCAGCAGCTCCCGTTGGCCAAGAACGTGCAGAAGAACGTCACCGTGGTGAACAACGGGCAGTCGCCGCTGGCGATCTCCGGGGTGTCGATCACCGCCGGCCAGCAGGCCGGTGACTTCTCCGTCGCCACCAACGGCTGCACCACAGTCCAATCCGGACAATCGTGTCAGGTGACCGTCAAGTACAGCCCGACCGGCCGGGCCGCTGCCGCCACGACGCCCGATCAGCGCACCGCCGTGCTGCGCTTCGACGACAACGCCGCCGGGTCGCCGCACCTCGTCGCCCTGAGTGGTTCCGTGACGATTCCGACCGTCAAGCTCAGCCCCACCGTCGGTTCGCCCGGCTCGGTGATCACCGTGACCGGCACCGGATTCGCCGCGTCCAGCCCGATCGCCGTGCGCTACCTGAACGGCTTCCCGGAGTCCGCCGCCGTGACCAGCGACGGCAACGGCAACTTCAGCACCTCGCTGCTGGTGTTTCCGTTGAGCGAGCTCGGTCCTCGGACCGTGCAGGCTTCCGTGACCGGGACCAACCCGCCCGTTGCCGGCACCGCCGACCTGCTGGTCACCCCCGGCAGCCTGGTGGCGCCCGACTTCGACTTCCGCCACTGA
- a CDS encoding COG1470 family protein, whose protein sequence is MGAITSLEQPSLAVTPGEQAHCVVQIRNTGSIVDQFAVDVIGDAQQWATAEPRVVNLMPGDVGTVALTFAPPRSAEARAGQTPFGVRVKSREDPEGSVVDEGVITVAPFMELRAEVTPRTSHGRVHGRHELVIDNLGNCPAEIELIATDTEERLSFRFRQPTLTVEPGTAAFVPFTARPHKRYLRGAERKHQFQATVLTTGGEPVSADGAFIQNQLLPKWLLPALAALLALIILAIVLWFTIIKPEVQSTAKQAAQEQVTPVISIADRAQQQAESAQQQAAQAQQAAGGGNAPKPGTPGGAGAGGEVPGTDTDFRIVANAPVTPDANNFKKFGMEVPPPADKTLVVTDFLLQNPYGDTGIIRLQRDNQVLAEFGLGNFRAFDYHVGQTWRFAPGQHLVITVNCQSATSGTCRSSASFSGKIQ, encoded by the coding sequence ATGGGTGCCATCACGTCGCTCGAACAGCCGAGCCTGGCCGTCACTCCCGGCGAGCAGGCCCACTGTGTCGTGCAGATCCGCAACACCGGCAGCATCGTGGACCAGTTCGCCGTGGACGTCATCGGCGACGCGCAGCAGTGGGCGACCGCCGAGCCGCGCGTCGTGAACCTGATGCCCGGCGACGTGGGCACCGTGGCGCTGACCTTCGCCCCGCCGCGCAGCGCCGAGGCGCGCGCCGGGCAGACGCCGTTCGGCGTGCGCGTGAAGTCCCGGGAGGACCCGGAGGGCTCCGTGGTCGACGAGGGCGTCATCACCGTCGCCCCGTTCATGGAGCTGCGCGCCGAGGTGACGCCTCGGACCTCGCACGGCCGCGTGCACGGCCGGCACGAGCTCGTGATCGACAACCTGGGCAACTGCCCGGCCGAGATCGAGCTCATCGCCACCGACACCGAGGAGCGGCTGTCCTTCCGGTTCCGGCAGCCGACGCTGACCGTCGAGCCGGGCACGGCCGCCTTCGTCCCGTTCACCGCCCGACCGCACAAGCGGTACCTGCGCGGTGCCGAGCGCAAGCACCAGTTCCAGGCGACGGTGCTGACCACCGGCGGCGAACCCGTCTCCGCCGACGGCGCGTTCATCCAGAACCAGTTGCTGCCCAAGTGGCTGCTGCCGGCGCTGGCCGCGCTGCTGGCATTGATCATCCTGGCGATCGTGCTGTGGTTCACGATCATCAAGCCGGAGGTGCAGTCGACCGCCAAGCAGGCGGCGCAGGAGCAGGTGACGCCGGTCATCTCCATCGCCGACCGGGCGCAGCAGCAGGCGGAGTCCGCGCAGCAGCAGGCCGCGCAGGCGCAGCAGGCGGCCGGCGGCGGCAACGCCCCGAAGCCGGGCACTCCCGGCGGCGCGGGCGCCGGCGGCGAGGTTCCCGGCACGGACACGGACTTCCGCATCGTCGCCAACGCCCCCGTCACCCCGGATGCCAACAACTTCAAGAAGTTCGGCATGGAGGTGCCGCCGCCGGCGGACAAGACCCTTGTCGTGACGGACTTCCTGCTGCAGAACCCGTACGGCGACACCGGCATCATCCGGCTGCAGCGGGACAACCAGGTGCTGGCCGAGTTCGGCCTGGGCAACTTCCGCGCCTTCGACTACCACGTGGGCCAGACCTGGCGGTTCGCTCCGGGACAGCACCTGGTGATCACCGTCAACTGCCAGTCGGCGACGTCCGGCACCTGCCGCAGCTCCGCCTCGTTCTCCGGGAAAATCCAGTAG